In Theileria equi strain WA chromosome 3, complete sequence, the genomic window AAGCTCATTGAAATGTCCGTTTTTTCTGACAACACTGAGAAAATGCTCTATTTCAACTGCCAAGATGATTACTACATTCCCATATCTGGGGAAGGATTCCGATGTTTGCTAACAAGAATCAACCGTCCTGGTGCATCCAATATGGATTTGGCATTTGCTATGAGAATATCAGACTTGTATACACCGGCTAACAGGATGAAATTAGATATTGATGAGTCGTTGGAAACTAGCAATGTCCTGTACAGACAGGATTCATTCATGGATATACCATACACTATATTCCTGGCAAAAGACAGCTGTGTAATTTCTGACATCGTCTCAAGTGGATCGGTGATATGGTCCCCTGGTCCAGAGGGGAGGTATTGCATAAGTGCAACACTTTTCTATGATAAGAGGTTCGCAAGATTGGCTGAAATTGTCGTAGTAGGGACATATGGACAAATTGCTATTTTTAGATTGGCACATGGAGCTGGAAACTGGGTAAAAGTGTCGAAATCTGCCTTTTCATTTCATCTGGATGCCTTGTCAGTTCGGCATGCTCCAGAGGTTAGTGAGAATTCAGAAGAGTTGCTGATGCCCTTCAACTTTAGGTCAGATATTAGAACGTTTTTAGATGCTCATATAGAGATTGATTTGTCTCAAGGTATCAATGACCTCTTGTTTTACAGCAGAATTGGTGTATACAAGGGCATTCTCTTTACCCTCTTTAGACCTTATGCAGAGTACTGTCTAAAGAGAGTACAGGATAAAAAGCACTTGATTTGGGAATCACAAAGTGACGACGAAGTATGCCTCATTGGATTTGCATATTCCATTTGCGATTTGAACCTACTCGTCAGGATCATAATATCCAGTAACGgtgaggatgaagaaaagtttttgAGGTTTTCCGTTAACGAATGGCACGAAGTTTCAAAGGATGACTTTTATTCTTATTTGGACGCATTGGCAGCTAATCCTGGAGCGGGCGATTCAGACGATGAAGAGACAATGAATTCTGAACTCGCCCTCTACTACCCAAATCTTGCCACGGAGAATACCGTTTCCGAGAACATTAAGGTCGTGAATGATGTGTTTGACGGTGTAAAGTCTTATATAAAACTTGATGTTAGTGACACTCCAAATGACAAGTTCTTCATGATCGATTCCCGTGTCCATCATAGTGTTCCGCTTACAACCCTATTACCAAAGGAGGATTATGCATTGAATCACATTGTAGACGGAGATCAGGTTGTATGGAGAGAGACTGACGACGAAAAGTGTTTATCTATTGACATTTACTACGAGTATAATGCTGCAAAGTTGATAAAACTTAACATTGCGGATAAGGCAGACCGCACAGAAAAGTTGTATTTACAACGTATTGAGGGGATTTGGACACCTGTTAACCGCCAGGatttttataattttttgCCCGTAATTTACTCTAGACGCTGTCCTATTTAGTTGCAGCTTaattgtatatttttgtaataCAAGTTACTAGAGTTTAAGCTTTTCGGTGTTTATACCAAGTTTTGCGAGTTTAGAGGCGAGTAACAATGTTCCATGGTCAAACTGTCCTAGAATATCTCCCAACTGTATGAGATTTGCGAGATCATGCACAAGCTTGTGCAGTTTTACCCAAAAGTCAATGAATGCATCAAGGTCTTGCGCAATGTTTGTGCAGTTGGGGAATGTTTCTTGCACCTGTTCTAGGCTCGTAGCTCCTACAGTTTCGACATTTACCACTGCATcttcatttaaaaattcagCGCTTGGTCCCATGAAGATAAATTTGAGGACGACACCCATAAATGCAAACTTGTCATAGAATAGTGGCACCTGCGGATTTGTTGGATCAAAGGCACCATTTTCAATCTTTACAAGTCTATTGGTATCAGAAAGCAAGAGATAGGCCAGGCAACCCTCTGTTAGATAATTTATAGATCTTTTTAGGAGTTTAATCACCACGTTGAATGAGGCAATGTCATAGTCTATTTTTCCCTTCCACAAATTGTTATCCAATTGCACTGAAGAGAGCGTGGCAAGTCTTGAAATAAGGTTAACAGTAATGTGGAAGCGTCTGTTTTCTTCTCTCTTGTAATTATATTGCACATCTGGAGAGTATGGTCCCTCTGGAGGCGattcaaatgtttctcCAGTAAAGAGACCAAATTTCATGAGCTCGAGAGCCAAGAGTCCATCCATTCCAAGTTCTGAGCTGGCAAGAGCGCATCCAAATGCGGTGGCACCGCACTCATTTGTAAAGAAACCTAGATTATCCAGTAGCATAAAGTGCAGAATTGCATTCATGACATTGAAATCTGCACCATCCTTGCTGTCTGCGTCCACATCTTGGCTCAGAAGCTGCGAGCCAACATTACCGTGCCATCTTAGGCAAAACTCAAGGGAGACGCCGTCAGCACCTTGTCTCTTTAGTTCCTTGGCCAAATTTGCGGCATTAATGTTCCAGTGTTTAACTGCACAAGTGTTTGGTATCAATATATTTGCTGGTTGTCTGGCAGAGAAGCTGTTCTTTGATAGTGAAACATGTTTTGAAAATCGAATCtgttttgttttaaaatgttcGTCCAATTTCAAAACTAGGAGTCCAACAGCTCTACAATGGTACTCTCTCAGGTCCGATAAAAGTTCGCTATATTCAACAGAGTCTGCATTTTGATTGGACTCATCAATCCATTCTCCAAGTGCTAGCGAGAATGGTAACTGTATAGAGACTAGTCCTTCAGAGACTAGATAGTAGACGCTCTTGGGTAGTCTACATCCAACAATTTTATGATAATCTGATGGCAAAAGGTCACGCTTAGTGAGGGAGGTAACATCGCCGTTTAAGGTGAGTACCAGAGGATAGGTAACGAGTGACTTGCCTATACAATATCCGTCCACATATTCATTCAGACGTTCCCTAGCTGGGATCTGGTAAAGGTACTTTATAAGGGGCGCCTGCTTTATGTATTCTATTGCGTTTGCAAATGAGAATGGCTGAGCAAAAAGTGGATAACTCAGACAATGTTCCGTGCCGGCCAAGAGACATGCATCGACCAACTGGTCACGATCCACACCCCAAAGTTGCAGAATTTCCTCCAACTCTATCCATTCAAATACGCTTTTAACCAGATCCATTCCAATGATTACTCTGGGAAGTCCAAATAGTATTGACGAGGGCGGTCCAACGACTGCATCTACGAGACTTTCCTGTACAAAGTAGATGAGCTGACTGGATGCGAAATACGGCGCCCTGATCacttctcttccttttgaCTTTAGGTATGCCATGAGAAACTGCACGATTTCCTCTGAGAATTCCTTGTAGATGTTCTGTGAGAATTTGCTCTTTGCGAGGGCCTCTTCTCCCCTCACGTACGATAGCCAGCCGTCGTGCATGGCAAATCCGATCATTTGCGCCGACAAGAGCATGTGTGACTTTGGTTGCATCCCCTGGAAGACGAACAGCGGCTGGATTTCCAGGCTATCCATGAGCTGCAGCTGTTCATCGACCGTTGAGAGAAACGACGGCGGCAGCGAGGCGAAGGCGTCGCTCAATGGGTCATTCAATGCCTTTAGCGACTTGAAAAAGTAGATTGCGTCGATACCTATTCGCATTCCTCTACATACTGACAGATTTCCTACTTTTACGCATTTCTGCTCACGGAGATATGCCTGCAAATGACGGACCCTCATTTCTATATATTACAGGTGTGTATTCAATAATTTTGCGTTCATTCACAGACTGGAAAGCTCCAGAGATTGAATAGACGCCAGAACCTCGAACCCGTTGTGGTGTGAAGCCTTCCAACCGCAATGTGTGCCGCCAAAGGGGCTACTCCGCAAAACTCTCAAGAGTTTTGCATAAATATGGGAATGATGCGAACGTGGTGAGCATGAGTCCCGAGGAACGAGGGATGTGAGCCATGGAATAGCGAACGAGCGACCACAGGCTTTAGCCTGAGGGAGTAATGGTCATCTACTCccattccagtagactctttaatggACTCTTCAGAGGATCCTTTACCAGTAGGTTTCCTCACTGTGCAAGTAtgactgtaaggagtactgaaacaggtgacctaccgacgtcaaagactaggtagtttatcactatggaatgagtgtaacgagtggaatagCGATGGAGACTCGATGAGCGAAGCGAATAGGAGCCTTGTGAGTGTACTTTAGTAGAGGAGTCTCTGAATTCACAGTTCtcagtataggagcctgtaTAATCATTGGTAGATGAATGAattaccattatgagatgCCAAACACCGAGCTCATTCTAGATTCTTCAACTAAATCTATGGCATGGACACTCGTTAGCTTCTTTACTAATCAGAGAATGTATCAGCGACCATGGATAACACTATGAAACCTTAAggatgtgagctacttaaacatgcatcttgaatggtgaataatactggaacactaaactccctagtagagaatggagggGTCTCTCCAGCTTATGGccaatgatatggtatataatggtgtgaacGACAGGTAAGATCGCAAGATGACAGATGGCACAAGGGAATCCCGGACTTCAGAAaggcgccatgtttatggcagggctgactctgttgcagtctctccgtgtggctttaactggagcaaagtttgcacttgacagatttaaaattccgCAGCAGTATgccagttcgttcattaacatggtccataatctTATGGAGTtggcaacgtttactggaatGGCTATTGTAAATATTACAGCACTCATTAAAGAACATAATGATGAAGACTCCAAGAAATGTTTCATGCGCCTTGCTGTATTTACTAACATAACACTGTACTCTTCCCTCATTATACTCCTCATTGCATTTACATCAGGAGGAGAACAGGGTAATCTCaccttctactactggaccATAGTCTTAGTTTCGTTTGTCTATGGACTTAATGTGGCAGCTGTAATGAATGTTGGAGGTGCAGATGCCGCCTTTTTCAATGTAGGAATTCCTCTTTCCGGTATTCAGGTTTGCATTTACTATTACGTCTTCACTAAGTTGGCTGAGAGATATAAGTGGTCGAACGTTAGTTACTGGATTATATACTGGCAGCTTATCATAGCAATAGTTATATCATTCATCTCTGCCATAGTATGGATTGTTTATCCTGCTGCTGCCTATGGGCATGGTGGAGGCAATGGTACTGGTAATGAACCTGCCCCTGCTGTTGCATCTCCGATTCTTATGGGAATGGTTGGAATGGGTGGTATTTATGCCTTCTATCCTGCCATAGCTCCTTACAAACTGACTGATGTTGGCACTGGTTACACTATTGACCTGGTTGTTTTGTTCGTTAGTGCTGTTCCTGGTATTATCATCGCCATCTTATGCGATCGTGGAAAGGGTCCAAatcaagaatggagtagtGCCCAATGGTGGCATGTTACTTGGATTCTGGCAATTCCACATCTTACTGCCATGATCTTGTGTTTGTGCACACTTCATTATCCGGGTGGTAGACTAGCTAGTTCTATAAAAAGTAGTGGTTTAAAGGTTGGAGTTATTACTGTTACcttaaagttttgtgaggAATCTCTCAAGGCAGTTTCATATGCAGGAGGTGGTGCATATAAGAGCCCAATTCCAGCCGTTAATGCCTTCTtatcccaaggtttaatgatcatcttggcctttactggagatggatACCTAAAGACCTACTCTAAATATGAGCATGATCGGAGTAAGTGGCCTACCAAAGACTTTGGGTTCTGGAAGTCCTTAGGATACTGGACCGGGAGTGGAATGAAGGTGGCATGTAAGAGCGTtaaatcatcctttaccACCAATGTTAGATGCAAAGTTTTAGGTAAATCAGAGGCCTTACtcattgtctatgaagatcaggaattttaatgaaTGACTACTAGGAGGCTCTTTGAAGAAACTCACCCATCCTTGGACATTCGTCCATGCATTAATAAGTCTAGTGGAGAGCCTAATAGGAATACTACTGAGGACACCACctggagattctccaatgataaagagttatgctcatgctgtttgtcagttgtctgatagAGACAgttggcctacttcacgttatggattttggagttcttggggatattggtgtaaatgtggttgtcgTGGTCTTTACACTAGTCTTCCTAAACTTTTAACCTTTGATATGAGGACTACTTTGACTCTTAAGGATGatcatttgtttattttagttACTTGTGATTTGCCCCCTGAAGAATAGTTTGTTGATAcgtaatgtagttttttttATTATTTCTTAAATTACACTATACTCTGCCAGTAGGCAGTATAGACTCTCCCATGGATGACAGTGTTCCATACTGCCAGACGGTGAACTAGTCTTGtgagagaggatgaatgaatgattGTCTAGGGAGTGAATAGGTAAGGAGACTCTtatggatctcagagttttgaatgagcatactctctttgaacatggaggatgactTCTGAGAACACATTTCATTTGGATGTAAGCAAAAGATGTGAAGGTGGAGCATGTAACTGTGATAGTACTGGCAAGTTTATCGCCAAAAAGGTTGATAGCCCAGAATCTGTAAGGGGTTTTGTTGCCCTTGTCCACGAACTCACAGGAGATACATTCACTCTCAAGAGATACATGCGCAATGGTGAGCAACTAGCTACTAAATATGATATTCCTGGTGTTAAGAGTGTTGCCGTTTATTACTGggaaaaggatgaaacTTATGATAAACCACTTCTCCTAGAAGTAACACTTGGAGTCGGCGGTAAGAAGTACTACTACAGATACAGTGAATGTGAGCCAAGAGTAACaaatcaaaaaatttggCAGCACATTACAAGTCTTACGCTTCAGGTCATGCTTGATGATAGAAACTGTGGTAGAAATGGAGCTATTGTCTTTAACTTACAGAATCCTACGTCAGGTAATATTACAGGTAGTGCTAACTCCCACTGTACAAGAGAAACCAGAAAGATAAAACTTGATGGCTTAAAACTGCTTGCTGGTAGTGAGTATGTTACCACAACTTACAGTGTTAATGGTAAGGAGACTAAGATTTCCAGAGTAACTTTGAATGATAAGTCTACTGGTATACCCCCAATTACTGAGGCaattgagaaaataatacTATATTCATACATATCAAGTCCAAAAGTTCCTCTTATGATTGAATTTAAACAAAGAGGTGGAAGAAATTCTAAATTTTATACAACTAAGGATAGTAGCGGTACAAACTGGGAAGAAACTGGCGACGGTGGAAATGCATTCTATGATAGTTATGGATATACTCCACTACCTACCCTTTCCGAAAAGCTCGATGAGGTATTATGCAAACGATACAGCTATGTTACCTTGAATCTCACCAAAAATTATTCTGAGACTCATGCCAGTGGTGGTAGTAGTGATAAGAAATATTGTTGTAGCGAACATAAGGATAAGGGTAAAATCTCTGTTGCTAAAGGATATATCATGGTAGATGGTAGGCAAAAGATTTCATACTATCAACATAATAACAATGGATACAGTCTGGGCGGTATCTATTACAAGGATGGTAATGATAAtaggaagagaatagtctTGAGCACACAAAACTTCCCCATTAAAGGTTCTCTCACCGTCTCTGCCTTCTACTGTACAGGAGATATTCCAGTGCTTATTTATGTAGACTCGTCTCAATATGATGTTAAGGGATGGTTTAAGAAAaacaaggatgataatCAACCGTGGACCAAACTCATCGGTGTACTTCCTAGTGTCACACCTGCTAGCACCCAAGATTGTCCAAGTTGGAATAAACTCGTGAATGCACTAAGGAGTGCCGGATGTTATAACTATTCAACATGTGCCGCTGGTACTACTCAACTTCCTGGAGAAAAAGGTTCCGCTGATTCTATTATTCCTGGACCTCAATATCCTGTTGGCTCACCAAGCCTAGCTGCTCCTGAAGATCATCCTGAAGCTACCCATACTGATCCTAAAACTGCTCGTATGGAAGCCCCAGGCCCTCCTGATGATTCTCCTGGAAACTCTACTCGTGATATAGGTATCTTTGGAACTCTCGCTACTGCTATATCCGGATTAGTTGGCTTCGCCGGATATAGATTCTATAAGAGTCATAgaggagacccttgggttagacaaatctaggagtctatggactctcccAGAGATACTCCAGTAGGGAAACTAGCTTGtgtactgagtagttggtctaatggaaGAACTCTCAAAACATGTACCATTATAACAAGACGAGTAATACTGTAAGCAAAGAGTTAAGGTGAGAGACTccctagcattccagtataccaataagagaggagtctagaggggagtgtCCTACTATACAGCGGTGCTAAAAATAGTACTCACTCTCCTAATTATACTCCAGTCAGGATTAAGGAAGAAATTTGCAGTTTCAGTCACTCCGGTAGCAGCTAGTGGAGTTAAAACAGAAGCCGCCGTTTTTGTCCCGGAAGAAGTTTGTTGATTTATTACAGGGGCACTTTCCGGAATTTCATTAATTATTTCCACAATTGTAGGATCCTCAGACGGATTAGGTGGTGAAATATCCTTTCCTTCCTTTTCCCAAATAGCGCCCTTCCTATAAGATTTCTTCCACCATGTGCCTTTAGTGGAACGTTCATCATCTTCCGGAGGTATGTAAATAATAAGAGGAGATCCATTTTTGCCAGGGTGAAAGTATACATACAAGTATTCTATTCCTTTTGGAAGGGTAATACCTGTCTGAGGAGTATTTCCAATAACAAATGAAGAAGCAGAAAAATGACCCTCTTCCGCAATATACTGTTTGTAAAAACTATACTGCGTGTATTCTCGTTGTTTTCCAACTTCAATTTGGGCTTCACAAATGGAACaattatatttatagtcCCTAGAGAGTTCTATTCTATGAGTTTTATTCCTCTTGCATCTCTGTTTAAGGAGGTTAGTTGCAAGTGTGGTAGAATTTATTGAATTATTTCTTTCCCAATCATTTATAGATCTATACGTATAATATATATCTTTATCTCCAAATTGAATTATCAATGGAGCTCCAAGACCATCAGATCTCTCCTCAAGAAAAAAGTATACAGCTACATTTTGATACCTATCCAAATCAGTATTAAAACCGGTAAGATCAGTATCATTCTGtttaatttttccaatGTTAAGATTGTTCTCGGATCGGTGAATTACCTTGTAGAAATGACCTATATCACTTGGGTAACTATTATCAACTAGGACtttttttccatcttctaCGTAGTAATGTTGTCCATATGAATCATTAGTGGTCAACGTTTTATCTTTAGATATGTCTATGGCTATACCATCCACATGACTCATTCTATATTACTCTGCCATCTTTTCTACATCTTACATCCTATATTATCCTCCACAAGTTCCCCTCTATCCCTACCCATCATTATGTACCTCTCTCTTACTCTTcaatgtctcaactggtgtgagcagagAGGTCAGTAGGAATGTGGAGTAAGTATGAAAAAGacaatacgcaataggtgtgacaaaagactataggtctacTCCACTTTCAGGAACTCTAGATCCTCTACAGAAACCAATGCATGTTCAGAATATGGAAGGCGATTGACGTAATAATACTACTACTTATTATGATTCTACCAGCGGTAAGGCCATTACTGTCACAAGATGTCATACTAATGAAGGATCCGACTTCATAAAGTGCTAGACATGTACACTAAATTTAATGAGAAATTAGTGAAACTCCTCCAGGTTCTCCACAAGATCCGAGAGCATAGGATCGTCAAAGAACGCATTTAGAGAAACATCTTCTGTTAGTCCCTTTCTTTTGCGGGTTTTTAGTAGGAATTCCCTGGCAAGGTGTGGCACAGGTGCAGGTTCTAGTGGCTTTAGGACAATTGACTTGTCCAAAGGATCTCCAGGTACAATGTTCCAGTGATCAAACATTGTGAGACAAAACGCCTGTCCACTTGTGTATATTCTTAAATCAGTTTCAAATCCAAAAGAGTCAATTGCGGGTAAATAGGCATGCACTGTATAAAATGGAGTTCCAGGTTTTGGCATATCTCTGAGTACATGTCCTCTTCTGCGTGCCAATAAAGTGTATATTGAAGACACACAGTCTGCTGGACAGTGAATTTCTGAGAAGACAATCGGTTCCATTAGCCTAGGGGTTGCAAGAAGGAATGAAGCATATGTAACACGCCTTGCCGTAGGAATGAGTTGGCCAGGTGTTCTCATGCTCATTTCATCTGCTATATCCGCACCTAAAAGCTTGAACTTTACATTTCTGATTGGCTCTTCGATAAGAGGTCCTTCTCTGCACGCCCATGAAAAACCTTGTATTATGGAATGCTTGATGCCATCCAGTTTTACCTTGTCCACGTCCGATGGTAGCGTGTCGTTTAACAAAATGTTTGGACCATTCCCATCTGGACCGAATGCCCATATTGAGCGTGATGCTAAAACATCCCAATTGTAtacctttgaaaaatgACTAGACAACTGAGATTGTGTCCATGATGGATCAATGAGGCCCTCATCTATGCTTGAGGCTATACCAGTTTCCAATGGCTCTGCGATCATATAGAgtttattttttccattaGCAGTTTCTGAAAAACACTTCACAGCGCTAGTTTCCATGATTGTCTCTGTAAATCTAACGACAGGGTCGGATACTTTAATTTCCAAATCTCCATAGAGCCTTCTTAGGTCATGAAGAATGCAGTCTAGGTAAAGTTCTCCGGTTCCTAGGATTATATGCTCACCACTTTCTTCGACTCTCAACTTGGAGGATGGGTAGCTCTTTTCAATCTTCCTAAGCCCTTCCACCATTTTTGGTAGCTCTGAAGGGTTAAGAGGTTCACAAGAAACCTTGAATACAGGGTCAGTAATATTTAAATATCGTTTTATGGAGAATATTTCTGCAATAGAGTCATCAACATCCGTGATAGTGCATGTTTTGTGTGAGCACAAATCAATACCGGAAATGAGGACCCAGTTACCAGCTGGAACTGATGAGACCTGTACTCTATAACGAGCTTCAGATATCCACAGTGATTCAACCTTGCGTGTTAAGACGTCTTCATCGTCATCAAGGGTATAAGATTCACCGAGAATCTTTATAGGATCTCCTTTTTTTATGGTACCGGAAATTACACGTCCAAAAAGATCAAAACTTGAACCATTCAACCTGTAATAATTCTTGCTTACAAATACCATTAGTTGCCCATTAGGATCACAGTTTATCATGTCCTCATAGAGAGTCGTATTAACGTCCCCAGTGTATAGAGTAG contains:
- a CDS encoding hypothetical protein (encoded by transcript BEWA_004220A) codes for the protein MRFNKFMYILFCSHYFNTVVFSVTLDIENPNDELFHGEESSARRFRYRDYIANPGVNVDRIIYGHTAVWRQRTAREKCTVVYAACKFGLPQLLHVHLIDQENQMRKVYYRRQRGIFKRVSKVVYDFSLDYLSKRDRLVDNSVTLYIEKKYPNNDIFSHKNLVLDGINSVLIYPQPRFALKTIADKISMLWEASSESEQAIKVVVLFVDEHHHFAIINVKKGNSRDNRFMEKLNDVWFLLSREVFTRHIKDFKKKICAEKHLSVNLFEPPDDLNFAVHRNVSGYGLSLIYQPIPGVIIEKIIAEEQVIWERAPQTRCYSIHFFSYRGTLKLIEMSVFSDNTEKMLYFNCQDDYYIPISGEGFRCLLTRINRPGASNMDLAFAMRISDLYTPANRMKLDIDESLETSNVLYRQDSFMDIPYTIFLAKDSCVISDIVSSGSVIWSPGPEGRYCISATLFYDKRFARLAEIVVVGTYGQIAIFRLAHGAGNWVKVSKSAFSFHLDALSVRHAPEVSENSEELLMPFNFRSDIRTFLDAHIEIDLSQGINDLLFYSRIGVYKGILFTLFRPYAEYCLKRVQDKKHLIWESQSDDEVCLIGFAYSICDLNLLVRIIISSNGEDEEKFLRFSVNEWHEVSKDDFYSYLDALAANPGAGDSDDEETMNSELALYYPNLATENTVSENIKVVNDVFDGVKSYIKLDVSDTPNDKFFMIDSRVHHSVPLTTLLPKEDYALNHIVDGDQVVWRETDDEKCLSIDIYYEYNAAKLIKLNIADKADRTEKLYLQRIEGIWTPVNRQDFYNFLPVIYSRRCPI
- a CDS encoding U5 small nuclear ribonucleoprotein, putative (encoded by transcript BEWA_004270A), yielding MDQNLYDEFGNYIGPGLDEDFEGGLDSDLSDAASDVEVKTGPETPVTRITRDDIVTYDDSAAEDEVYKDAEVFIQEEDTQTINVPIVQAEETHIDRVSTIHRLDSDITAKNFDILEESLPKNRFTFQFMTSLMNQPEFIRNICIAGTLHHGKTTLVDRLIEYSRFMEADKFTRKAPEFTRYTDSRLDEQARALTIKSTPISLVFQNDLYEDVDVCSDQNYAENDNPKHKSYLFNIFDTPGHVNFMDEFVHALSVSDGCVVVVDVLMGLESTTENILRLCIHDNIPFILVINCIDRLVLELKLPPSDAYHKIRHTIYEANDYIASTCKLLNKQPVVLSPLSNNVAFASTMFGIFFTLKSFAKLYSSSNIDSFAKKLWGNMFYNPFNRKFVKHEVVESGEEEVTLKRSFVAFILEPIYKLISHVASDERSELQDVLSEFGISLKADDYKMSTKRILRKVCAALFSDASAFVEIIVSNIPSPLKFAHARVSTLYTGDVNTTLYEDMINCDPNGQLMVFVSKNYYRLNGSSFDLFGRVISGTIKKGDPIKILGESYTLDDDEDVLTRKVESLWISEARYRVQVSSVPAGNWVLISGIDLCSHKTCTITDVDDSIAEIFSIKRYLNITDPVFKVSCEPLNPSELPKMVEGLRKIEKSYPSSKLRVEESGEHIILGTGELYLDCILHDLRRLYGDLEIKVSDPVVRFTETIMETSAVKCFSETANGKNKLYMIAEPLETGIASSIDEGLIDPSWTQSQLSSHFSKVYNWDVLASRSIWAFGPDGNGPNILLNDTLPSDVDKVKLDGIKHSIIQGFSWACREGPLIEEPIRNVKFKLLGADIADEMSMRTPGQLIPTARRVTYASFLLATPRLMEPIVFSEIHCPADCVSSIYTLLARRRGHVLRDMPKPGTPFYTVHAYLPAIDSFGFETDLRIYTSGQAFCLTMFDHWNIVPGDPLDKSIVLKPLEPAPVPHLAREFLLKTRKRKGLTEDVSLNAFFDDPMLSDLVENLEEFH
- a CDS encoding hypothetical protein (encoded by transcript BEWA_004260A), yielding MSHVDGIAIDISKDKTLTTNDSYGQHYYVEDGKKVLVDNSYPSDIGHFYKVIHRSENNLNIGKIKQNDTDLTGFNTDLDRYQNVAVYFFLEERSDGLGAPLIIQFGDKDIYYTYRSINDWERNNSINSTTLATNLLKQRCKRNKTHRIELSRDYKYNCSICEAQIEVGKQREYTQYSFYKQYIAEEGHFSASSFVIGNTPQTGITLPKGIEYLYVYFHPGKNGSPLIIYIPPEDDERSTKGTWWKKSYRKGAIWEKEGKDISPPNPSEDPTIVEIINEIPESAPVINQQTSSGTKTAASVLTPLAATGVTETANFFLNPDWSIIRRVSTIFSTAV
- a CDS encoding hypothetical protein (encoded by transcript BEWA_004230A): MRVRHLQAYLREQKCVKVGNLSVCRGMRIGIDAIYFFKSLKALNDPLSDAFASLPPSFLSTVDEQLQLMDSLEIQPLFVFQGMQPKSHMLLSAQMIGFAMHDGWLSYVRGEEALAKSKFSQNIYKEFSEEIVQFLMAYLKSKGREVIRAPYFASSQLIYFVQESLVDAVVGPPSSILFGLPRVIIGMDLVKSVFEWIELEEILQLWGVDRDQLVDACLLAGTEHCLSYPLFAQPFSFANAIEYIKQAPLIKYLYQIPARERLNEYVDGYCIGKSLVTYPLVLTLNGDVTSLTKRDLLPSDYHKIVGCRLPKSVYYLVSEGLVSIQLPFSLALGEWIDESNQNADSVEYSELLSDLREYHCRAVGLLVLKLDEHFKTKQIRFSKHVSLSKNSFSARQPANILIPNTCAVKHWNINAANLAKELKRQGADGVSLEFCLRWHGNVGSQLLSQDVDADSKDGADFNVMNAILHFMLLDNLGFFTNECGATAFGCALASSELGMDGLLALELMKFGLFTGETFESPPEGPYSPDVQYNYKREENRRFHITVNLISRLATLSSVQLDNNLWKGKIDYDIASFNVVIKLLKRSINYLTEGCLAYLLLSDTNRLVKIENGAFDPTNPQVPLFYDKFAFMGVVLKFIFMGPSAEFLNEDAVVNVETVGATSLEQVQETFPNCTNIAQDLDAFIDFWVKLHKLVHDLANLIQLGDILGQFDHGTLLLASKLAKLGINTEKLKL
- a CDS encoding hypothetical protein (encoded by transcript BEWA_004240A), coding for MAQGNPGLQKGAMFMAGLTLLQSLRVALTGAKFALDRFKIPQQYASSFINMVHNLMELATFTGMAIVNITALIKEHNDEDSKKCFMRLAVFTNITLYSSLIILLIAFTSGGEQGNLTFYYWTIVLVSFVYGLNVAAVMNVGGADAAFFNVGIPLSGIQVCIYYYVFTKLAERYKWSNVSYWIIYWQLIIAIVISFISAIVWIVYPAAAYGHGGGNGTGNEPAPAVASPILMGMVGMGGIYAFYPAIAPYKLTDVGTGYTIDLVVLFVSAVPGIIIAILCDRGKGPNQEWSSAQWWHVTWILAIPHLTAMILCLCTLHYPGGRLASSIKSSGLKVGVITVTLKFCEESLKAVSYAGGGAYKSPIPAVNAFLSQGLMIILAFTGDGYLKTYSKYEHDRSKWPTKDFGFWKSLGYWTGSGMKVACKSVKSSFTTNVRCKVLGKSEALLIVYEDQEF
- a CDS encoding hypothetical protein (encoded by transcript BEWA_004250A), coding for MTSENTFHLDVSKRCEGGACNCDSTGKFIAKKVDSPESVRGFVALVHELTGDTFTLKRYMRNGEQLATKYDIPGVKSVAVYYWEKDETYDKPLLLEVTLGVGGKKYYYRYSECEPRVTNQKIWQHITSLTLQVMLDDRNCGRNGAIVFNLQNPTSGNITGSANSHCTRETRKIKLDGLKLLAGSEYVTTTYSVNGKETKISRVTLNDKSTGIPPITEAIEKIILYSYISSPKVPLMIEFKQRGGRNSKFYTTKDSSGTNWEETGDGGNAFYDSYGYTPLPTLSEKLDEVLCKRYSYVTLNLTKNYSETHASGGSSDKKYCCSEHKDKGKISVAKGYIMVDGRQKISYYQHNNNGYSLGGIYYKDGNDNRKRIVLSTQNFPIKGSLTVSAFYCTGDIPVLIYVDSSQYDVKGWFKKNKDDNQPWTKLIGVLPSVTPASTQDCPSWNKLVNALRSAGCYNYSTCAAGTTQLPGEKGSADSIIPGPQYPVGSPSLAAPEDHPEATHTDPKTARMEAPGPPDDSPGNSTRDIGIFGTLATAISGLVGFAGYRFYKSHRGDPWVRQI